A single genomic interval of Nitrosomonadales bacterium harbors:
- a CDS encoding lysozyme, with translation MIEVPKLAIELAKRFEGFERKVKRGTEITAIPYVCPAGFWTIGFGHLCDPKHPPITEAEAEVYLARDLQSSLAATLRYCPVLATEPEGRLAAIVDFTFNLGAGRLQTSTLRRRINQRDWSSAAQELRRWIYGGGKVLSGLVTRREAEAAWLLRNA, from the coding sequence GTGATCGAGGTTCCGAAATTGGCCATCGAACTGGCCAAGCGTTTCGAAGGATTCGAACGCAAGGTGAAGCGCGGCACAGAAATCACCGCCATCCCTTACGTGTGTCCTGCCGGATTTTGGACGATTGGTTTCGGCCATCTCTGCGACCCGAAGCATCCGCCAATCACCGAGGCCGAAGCCGAGGTCTATCTGGCGCGCGACCTGCAATCGTCACTCGCCGCCACGCTGCGCTACTGCCCCGTGCTGGCCACTGAGCCCGAGGGGCGGCTCGCTGCTATCGTGGATTTCACGTTCAACCTTGGTGCGGGGCGTTTGCAGACCTCGACGCTGCGGCGACGAATCAACCAGCGAGATTGGTCGAGCGCAGCCCAAGAGCTACGCCGATGGATCTACGGCGGCGGAAAAGTGCTGTCGGGTCTTGTCACGCGACGGGAGGCTGAGGCCGCTTGGCTACTTCGCAACGCATGA
- a CDS encoding DUF2793 domain-containing protein, translated as MASTDPNLGLTYGWTLGESGWHTTMDGNLKRLGAVVGLAVKDRDLVTPPASPVDGDRYIIPAAATGVWAGRTNQIAVRVASAWEYYTPKVGWLCYIDDEAVLSAYKATGWSAGIAI; from the coding sequence ATGGCAAGTACTGATCCCAACCTGGGACTGACCTACGGCTGGACCCTCGGCGAGTCCGGGTGGCACACGACGATGGACGGCAACTTGAAGCGGCTCGGTGCGGTGGTCGGTCTCGCCGTCAAGGATCGGGATCTGGTCACGCCGCCGGCCAGTCCGGTCGATGGCGACCGCTACATCATTCCGGCCGCTGCGACCGGTGTGTGGGCTGGCAGGACCAACCAGATCGCCGTGCGCGTGGCCAGTGCCTGGGAGTACTACACGCCGAAGGTCGGCTGGCTTTGCTACATCGATGACGAGGCTGTGCTCTCGGCTTACAAGGCCACCGGCTGGAGTGCCGGCATCGCGATCTGA